From the Oceanotoga teriensis genome, the window ATTAATAAAAGAAAATAAAAAATACCTTATAGAACTCGATCAAATGTTTGGTGATGGAGACTTAGGAATATCTATGGAACAAGGATTTGAAGGAGTAAAAAAATCACTTTTAGATGAAGAAAAAGATATGGGAAAAATATTTAGAAACATGAGTACAGCCTTAAATGAATCAGCACCATCTTCATTGGGAACAATAATATCATTTGGAATACTTGGAATGGCAAAACAATTAAAAGGAATAGAAGAACCAAATACAAATCAAATGTCTGAAGCATTTGAAAAAGGATTAGAAACAATAATGCAAAAAGCAAGATCTGAAAAAGGTCAAAAAACAATATTAGATTCTATTATACCTGCAATAGAAACCTTCAAAAAATTATCTCAAGAAAATAAAAACATAAATCAAATAACATATGAAACATTTAAAGCAGCAGAAAAAGGTTGTGAATCAACAAAAGAAATGATGGCTGTTCATGGAAGAGCTGCATACCATAAAGAAAAAACACTTGGAGTAATAGATGGAGGTTCAGTTGTTGGAAAATTAATATTTGAAGGAATATGCAAATATTATAATGACTAATGGTGAAAAAAATGATAAAATTAATAGCTTTAGACTTAGATGGAACATTATTAAATTCTCAAGGTAAAATAACTGAAAAAACTATACAAACGATAAAAAAAGCTCAAAATATGAATAAAATAATAACCCTATCTTCAGGAAGAACAAAAAAAGGACTTGAAGAATATATAAAAATTTTAAAATTAAATAATACAAACAGTTTCATAATAGCAAATACAGGCTCATACATATATGAATTAAATACAAATCAAATAATTCATATGGCCACAATTGATATCAATATAGCAAAAAATATTTATGAAAAAACTAAAACAGAAAATATACAAATATGTATGTATGATGAAGAAACATTATACTATT encodes:
- a CDS encoding dihydroxyacetone kinase subunit L yields the protein MKKEDLKSIINNIHELIKENKKYLIELDQMFGDGDLGISMEQGFEGVKKSLLDEEKDMGKIFRNMSTALNESAPSSLGTIISFGILGMAKQLKGIEEPNTNQMSEAFEKGLETIMQKARSEKGQKTILDSIIPAIETFKKLSQENKNINQITYETFKAAEKGCESTKEMMAVHGRAAYHKEKTLGVIDGGSVVGKLIFEGICKYYND